Proteins encoded by one window of Halobacteriovorax sp. GB3:
- a CDS encoding U32 family peptidase C-terminal domain-containing protein, which yields MTKRWVPELLAPAGNLEKLKVAILYGANAVYLGGQKFGLRSAADNFTYEELEEGVRFAHERNAQVYVVLNSFLHDKELDELPEFLEFLESIGVDALIVSDLGVITTIQNHCNIEIHLSTQASCLNVYAAKMWKEMGVTRIVLGREVSLKEASKIKKETGLEVEMFIHGSMCMAYSGNCVISNYTQGRDSNRGGCAHSCRFEYSLDFEEEQKKAYFMSSKDLEGIRVLPEFIDCEIDSLKVEGRMKSHHYVGTISKVYSDAIKYYEKEGHLLSEDMKEWETELRKITHRDYTQASLIEPAGADSIYTERLHDENEYVVVGVVLDVHEDDHLVIEVRSAFRPGDTLELVPFSGPSQEIEVSFATTIMDEPYEKTKPGYLVKIPYVKEAQKWNIVRARLS from the coding sequence ATGACAAAAAGATGGGTGCCTGAGCTACTTGCTCCGGCCGGTAATTTAGAGAAATTAAAAGTGGCCATTCTTTATGGGGCCAATGCTGTCTATCTTGGAGGCCAAAAATTTGGACTTCGATCGGCCGCCGATAATTTTACATACGAAGAGCTAGAAGAGGGTGTGCGTTTTGCTCATGAGAGAAATGCTCAAGTTTATGTCGTACTCAATAGCTTTTTACATGATAAAGAATTAGATGAGCTTCCTGAGTTTTTGGAATTTTTAGAAAGTATTGGCGTCGATGCCTTAATTGTTTCTGATCTTGGTGTTATTACGACGATTCAAAATCATTGCAATATAGAAATCCATTTATCTACACAAGCAAGTTGTTTAAATGTTTATGCAGCAAAAATGTGGAAAGAGATGGGAGTGACTCGCATCGTTCTTGGTCGTGAGGTTTCACTAAAAGAAGCGTCAAAAATTAAAAAAGAAACTGGCCTTGAAGTTGAAATGTTCATTCATGGTTCAATGTGTATGGCCTACTCGGGAAATTGTGTGATCTCAAATTACACTCAAGGGCGTGATTCTAACCGTGGAGGTTGTGCTCACTCTTGCCGTTTCGAATATAGCTTAGATTTTGAAGAAGAACAAAAGAAGGCCTACTTCATGAGTTCAAAAGATCTCGAAGGAATTCGTGTTCTGCCTGAGTTCATTGACTGTGAGATTGATTCGCTAAAAGTTGAAGGTCGAATGAAATCTCATCACTACGTTGGAACGATTTCAAAAGTTTATTCTGATGCCATTAAATATTATGAAAAAGAAGGGCATCTTCTTAGTGAAGATATGAAGGAATGGGAAACGGAGCTAAGAAAGATTACTCATCGTGATTATACTCAAGCCTCTCTCATTGAACCTGCTGGTGCCGACTCTATTTATACGGAACGTCTTCACGATGAAAATGAATACGTGGTAGTAGGAGTAGTTCTCGATGTTCATGAAGATGACCATCTTGTGATTGAAGTTCGCTCAGCCTTTAGACCTGGTGATACCTTAGAGCTTGTTCCTTTTTCTGGACCAAGCCAAGAAATTGAAGTTTCCTTTGCTACGACCATTATGGATGAACCTTATGAAAAAACTAAGCCTGGTTACTTAGTTAAAATTCCTTATGTAAAAGAGGCCCAAAAGTGGAACATCGTCAGAGCGAGGTTATCATGA
- a CDS encoding amidohydrolase family protein gives MKSILLLCFLFSSCSVMYKKLGGDFSHKPDEINQVLSQDAQKLIKESFTNIDLKKIEDLHMHVAGLGKGNTGLWVNPNMRKWWKHLGKYNRFNVYLSASGVQDIDKADQEYVTRLVSLHKNLPFVFKSHIFGFDYHYKKDGTIDYHHSEFYVPNDYIVELSKKNPEYFVPVVSVHPYKKGAIEELEKYAEMGVRHVKWLPNAMGMDPSDQSLERYYKTLIANNMTLITHTGEEKAVEGEAFQELANPLKLRYPLDLGVKIIMAHMSSRGQCKDYDHQNVKVECFDLFWRLFKEKKYEKNLFSEMSGLLIHARIGRPLNKLIEHPEVHHRIGYGSDYPLVAINFIYRTSQLYELGYLTEGEKEALNEIYGVNPLLFHYVMLRTVRHPKTKEKLTSEAFHSPFL, from the coding sequence ATGAAATCTATTCTTTTACTTTGTTTTCTTTTTTCTTCTTGTTCTGTCATGTACAAAAAACTTGGTGGTGATTTTTCTCATAAACCAGATGAAATTAACCAGGTTCTATCTCAAGATGCACAAAAATTGATCAAAGAGAGTTTCACTAATATAGATTTAAAAAAGATTGAAGATCTTCATATGCACGTTGCTGGTCTTGGAAAGGGAAATACTGGTCTTTGGGTCAATCCCAATATGAGAAAGTGGTGGAAGCACCTTGGAAAATATAATCGTTTTAATGTTTATCTATCAGCAAGTGGTGTTCAGGACATTGATAAGGCCGATCAAGAGTATGTTACTCGTTTAGTATCGCTTCATAAAAACCTTCCTTTTGTATTTAAGTCTCATATTTTTGGTTTTGATTATCATTATAAAAAAGATGGAACGATAGACTATCATCATTCTGAATTCTATGTTCCTAATGATTATATTGTCGAACTATCAAAGAAGAATCCTGAATACTTTGTTCCTGTTGTCTCTGTTCACCCTTATAAAAAGGGGGCGATAGAAGAGCTTGAAAAGTATGCTGAAATGGGGGTTCGCCATGTTAAGTGGCTCCCAAATGCCATGGGAATGGACCCTTCTGATCAGTCACTTGAGCGCTATTATAAAACTCTCATCGCTAATAACATGACTTTGATCACTCATACTGGTGAGGAGAAGGCGGTTGAAGGAGAGGCCTTTCAAGAGCTTGCGAATCCTTTAAAACTAAGATACCCCCTCGACCTTGGGGTCAAAATCATCATGGCCCACATGTCTAGTCGTGGTCAGTGTAAAGACTACGATCATCAAAATGTGAAAGTGGAATGTTTCGATCTATTTTGGCGACTTTTTAAAGAAAAAAAATACGAAAAAAATCTCTTCTCTGAAATGTCAGGTCTTCTTATTCACGCGAGAATTGGCCGTCCTCTCAATAAATTAATTGAGCATCCAGAAGTTCATCATCGCATTGGTTATGGATCTGATTATCCATTAGTTGCAATTAACTTCATCTATCGAACGAGTCAGTTGTATGAACTTGGTTACTTAACAGAAGGTGAGAAAGAGGCGCTTAATGAAATCTATGGCGTAAACCCTCTTCTTTTTCATTACGTTATGCTTAGAACTGTTCGTCATCCTAAGACAAAAGAGAAGCTTACAAGTGAGGCCTTTCATTCTCCATTTTTATAG
- a CDS encoding U32 family peptidase, which yields MKLISYLQKEEDLIRAKEAGLEEVIIGTDVFSRFGSLTIDKANDLAKKCLALKIRPVFEWDVLMVQTKFEIIVPKLNEVDFNSFKAIRVQDPGAFGYILEHYPNLPIQLNLETGNHNLIGIQRWIDSAKERVERIILSIEFPKAKLEEYITKLKVSVEFLGLGRILLFYTPRSLLGPLVFDHDDSEVVSVHNRPIEVYGSSEESPHSGFPIIENRHGTFMFNIKDHCLLENFLELQQMNLAYCRIDLRFVEQNTNLLKDIQTLNDSFDSELAKSIKEKYPAKVIRGYYQVNKSDALFSKLKNKRTLRNDENYLGDILEVNKKKHLGLLIRNESRQLKVGDQIEIRTPDGKVKNTVIHELKNSKHESLEEASNGQVVFFSHVSGVSVKSSVYLA from the coding sequence ATGAAATTAATTAGTTATTTGCAAAAAGAAGAAGACCTCATAAGGGCTAAAGAAGCCGGTCTAGAGGAAGTAATCATTGGTACAGATGTCTTTTCTCGCTTTGGTTCACTCACAATTGATAAGGCCAATGATCTTGCAAAAAAGTGCCTTGCTCTTAAAATACGACCTGTTTTTGAATGGGATGTTTTGATGGTGCAAACTAAATTTGAAATAATCGTTCCAAAATTAAATGAAGTCGATTTCAACTCTTTTAAGGCCATTCGTGTTCAGGATCCAGGGGCCTTTGGTTATATTTTAGAACACTACCCAAATTTACCAATTCAACTTAATCTTGAAACTGGAAATCACAATCTCATAGGGATTCAGCGATGGATCGACTCGGCCAAAGAGAGAGTTGAGCGAATCATTTTATCTATTGAATTTCCAAAAGCTAAACTAGAAGAATATATTACCAAGCTCAAGGTTTCTGTAGAATTTTTGGGACTTGGGCGTATCTTGTTATTTTACACGCCAAGAAGTCTTCTCGGTCCACTTGTTTTTGATCACGATGATTCAGAAGTCGTCTCTGTTCATAACAGACCTATTGAAGTTTATGGATCAAGTGAAGAATCACCACACAGTGGTTTTCCAATCATTGAAAATAGACATGGGACTTTTATGTTCAATATAAAAGATCATTGTCTATTAGAGAACTTTCTAGAACTGCAGCAGATGAATCTTGCTTATTGTCGAATTGATCTTCGATTCGTTGAACAAAACACGAATCTTTTAAAAGATATTCAAACTCTCAACGATTCTTTTGATAGTGAACTGGCAAAGTCAATCAAAGAGAAGTATCCAGCGAAGGTCATTCGTGGCTACTATCAAGTTAACAAAAGTGATGCTCTTTTCTCTAAACTTAAGAACAAGAGAACTCTTAGAAATGATGAGAACTATCTTGGAGATATTCTCGAAGTGAATAAGAAAAAGCACTTAGGCCTTCTCATTCGAAATGAATCAAGACAGTTAAAAGTTGGCGATCAAATCGAAATTAGAACACCTGATGGAAAAGTGAAAAATACAGTGATTCACGAACTTAAAAACTCTAAGCACGAAAGTTTAGAGGAAGCTTCAAATGGACAAGTGGTTTTCTTTTCTCATGTTAGTGGCGTTAGTGTGAAGTCGAGTGTCTATTTAGCATGA